A window from Catharus ustulatus isolate bCatUst1 chromosome 14, bCatUst1.pri.v2, whole genome shotgun sequence encodes these proteins:
- the TNMD gene encoding LOW QUALITY PROTEIN: tenomodulin (The sequence of the model RefSeq protein was modified relative to this genomic sequence to represent the inferred CDS: inserted 1 base in 1 codon; deleted 1 base in 1 codon): MGRRAGQKQSPNKNEAWPCVTATAPWGSGVHRGQVSSSVGQHTVGKLAALHGVAQPPQPMSRQRLSNSTSERAGSSHTEETMGGTARHSPDDCRFLHAEATKPRKRSCPRYQLCGLLLSLLLLSLILVFFGVKYLWNPAPRKVYDMEHTFFSNGEKKKIVMEIDPLARTETFSSGNGSEEILEIHDFKNGITGIFFVGLQKCFIKTQTKVLPETTEAKIPELEGQEITTTYFEQSVVWVPGXKPIQNKEFLKSSKIFDICKNVTIFWIHPTPIAAPELANLEGAEEAADPGLLMDSQGWLDGGSEQELQKDTQGGPKRRARQLTEEDLPVNDYSENGLEFHPLWDERGYCCAQCRRANRYCQRVCEPLLGYHPYPYCYQGGRVICRIIMPCNWWIARMLGRV; encoded by the exons atgggcaggagagcagggcagaagCAGAGCCCAAACAAGAACGAGGCCTGGCCGTGTGTGACAGCCACGGCACCGTGGGGCTCCGGTGTCCACCGTGGGCAGGTTTCCAGCAGCGTGGGCCAGCACACAGTGGGAAAGCTGGCTGCCCTCCATGGGGTGgcccagcctccccagcccATGAGCAGGCAGAGGCTCAGTAACTCCACCTCGGAGCGGGCTGGCTCCTCGCACACGGAGGAGACCATGGGAGGGACGGCTCGGCACAGCCCGGACGATTGCCGCTTTCTGCAC GCAGAAGCAACCAAGCCGAGGaagaggagctgccccaggtACCAGCTCTGTGGACTGctcctcagcctgctgctcctctctcttATTCTGGTGTTTTTTGGTGTCAAGTACCTTTGGAATCCAGCACCCAGAAAA GTTTATGACATGGAACACACGTTCTTCAGCAATGGTGAGAAGAAGAAGATTGTGATGGAGATCGACCCTCTGGCCAGGACAGAGACCTTCAGCAGCGGGAACGGCAGCGAGGAGATCCTGGAGATCCATGACTTCAAAAAC GGAATAACCGGCATCTTCTTTGTGGGGCTTCAAAAATGTTTCATCAAAACTCAGACTAAAGTCCTGCCTGAGACGACAGAGGCCAAGATCCCTGAGCTTGAG GGACAAGAGATCACCACCACCTACTTTGAGCAGTCTGTGGTCTGGGTGCCTG AAAAGCCCATCCAGAACAAGGAATTCCTGAAGAGCTCCAAAATTTTTGACATCTGC AAAAACGTGACCATCTTCTGGATCCACCCCACGCCAATAGCAG ctcctgagctggccAACCTTGAAGgagcagaagaagcagcagaccCTGGGCTGCTGAtggacagccagggctggttGGACGGGGGGAGTgaacaggagctgcagaaggacaCGCAGGGGGGACCCAAACGTCGGGCACGGCAGCTCACCGAGGAGGACCTGCCTGTCAACGACTAC TCGGAGAACGGGCTGGAGTTCCACCCTCTGTGGGATGAGCGAGGTTactgctgtgcccagtgccGCCGTGCCAACCGCTACTGCCAGCGCGTCTGCGAGCCCCTGCTGGGCTACCACCCCTACCCCTACTGCTACCAGGGCGGCAGGGTCATCTGCCGCATCATCATGCCCTGCAACTGGTGGATCGCGCGGATGCTGGGCAGGGTGTAG